In Rhodobacter xanthinilyticus, a single window of DNA contains:
- the ubiE gene encoding bifunctional demethylmenaquinone methyltransferase/2-methoxy-6-polyprenyl-1,4-benzoquinol methylase UbiE, with translation MSTDQTKTTHFGFKTVEEGEKAGLVHGVFSRVASKYDIMNDLMSLGIHRIWKDAMMDWLAPRPGQRLLDVAGGTGDVAFRFLNRAPGSIATVCDMTESMLIEGQKRAEAEDMSERLSWVVGDAMALPFEANTFDVYTISFGIRNVTRIGDALREAYRVLKPGGRLMVLEFNQIPNDLMQAAYDAYSFNVIPVMGQIVANDRDSYQYLVESIRKFPNQELFASMIREAGFEQVKYRNLSMGIAALHSGWKI, from the coding sequence ATGAGCACGGATCAGACCAAGACCACGCATTTCGGTTTCAAGACAGTGGAGGAGGGCGAAAAGGCCGGGCTCGTCCATGGCGTCTTCTCGCGGGTGGCCTCGAAATACGACATCATGAACGATCTGATGAGCCTCGGCATCCACCGGATCTGGAAGGATGCGATGATGGATTGGCTCGCGCCGCGGCCGGGGCAACGGCTTCTCGACGTGGCGGGGGGCACGGGCGACGTGGCGTTCCGCTTCCTCAATCGCGCGCCGGGCAGCATCGCGACCGTCTGCGACATGACCGAATCGATGCTGATCGAGGGGCAGAAGCGCGCCGAGGCCGAGGATATGTCGGAGCGGCTGAGCTGGGTCGTGGGCGATGCGATGGCGCTGCCCTTCGAGGCCAATACCTTCGATGTCTACACGATCTCCTTCGGGATCCGGAATGTGACGCGGATCGGCGATGCGCTGCGCGAGGCCTATCGGGTGCTCAAGCCCGGCGGGCGGCTGATGGTGCTCGAATTCAACCAGATCCCGAATGATCTGATGCAGGCGGCCTATGACGCCTATTCGTTCAATGTGATCCCGGTGATGGGCCAGATCGTGGCGAATGACCGCGACAGCTATCAATATCTTGTGGAGTCGATCCGTAAATTCCCCAATCAGGAGCTCTTTGCCTCGATGATCCGCGAGGCCGGGTTCGAGCAGGTGAAATATCGCAACCTGTCGATGGGGATCGCGGCGCTGCATTCGGGTTGGAAGATCTGA
- the mutM gene encoding bifunctional DNA-formamidopyrimidine glycosylase/DNA-(apurinic or apyrimidinic site) lyase, which translates to MPELPEVETVREGLLPAMEGRVIARAEVNRPDLRWPLPERMAERITGARVERLRRRSKYILADLDTGESLLIHLGMSGRMLVSGVMLGGFHLDHPAPQKHDHVVLQMEGGARVTFNDARRFGAMDLVRTDREAAHWLLAGLGPEPFGNEFNEEYLLERLKGRTMPIKSALLDQRILAGLGNIYVSEVLFRAGIDPRRAAGKIAAKRLAGLVPIIREVLAEAIAAGGSSLRDHRQADGELGYFQHSFRVYDREGEPCATCATPIRRIVQSSRSSFFCPACQR; encoded by the coding sequence ATGCCCGAACTTCCCGAGGTCGAGACCGTCCGAGAGGGGCTTTTGCCCGCGATGGAGGGCCGGGTGATCGCGCGCGCAGAGGTCAACCGCCCCGATCTGCGCTGGCCCCTGCCCGAGCGGATGGCCGAGCGGATCACCGGCGCGCGGGTCGAGCGGCTGCGGCGGCGCTCGAAATATATCCTCGCCGATCTCGACACCGGCGAGAGCCTGCTGATCCATCTCGGCATGTCGGGGCGGATGCTGGTTTCGGGCGTCATGCTGGGCGGGTTCCACCTCGACCACCCCGCCCCGCAAAAGCACGACCACGTCGTTTTGCAGATGGAGGGCGGCGCGCGCGTGACCTTCAACGACGCCCGCCGCTTTGGCGCGATGGATCTCGTGCGCACCGATCGCGAGGCGGCGCATTGGCTCCTCGCGGGGCTCGGCCCCGAGCCTTTTGGCAATGAATTCAACGAGGAATACCTGCTCGAGCGGCTCAAGGGCCGCACGATGCCGATCAAATCGGCGCTCCTGGATCAACGCATCCTTGCCGGGCTCGGCAATATCTATGTCTCCGAAGTGCTCTTCCGCGCCGGCATCGACCCGCGCCGTGCCGCGGGCAAGATCGCCGCGAAACGCCTCGCCGGCCTCGTGCCGATCATCCGCGAGGTGCTCGCCGAGGCGATCGCGGCGGGGGGCTCGTCGCTGCGCGATCATCGTCAGGCCGATGGCGAACTTGGCTATTTCCAGCACAGTTTCCGCGTCTATGACCGCGAGGGCGAGCCCTGCGCCACCTGCGCCACCCCGATCCGGCGGATCGTGCAATCCTCCCGTTCGAGCTTTTTCTGCCCCGCCTGTCAACGCTGA
- a CDS encoding enoyl-CoA hydratase: MAYQTLIVEIEDYVALIRLNRPEALNALNSALLAELGDALKAADANEKVRCIVITGSEKAFAAGADIKEMSDKSFVEMYTQSFFSAETETILATRKPIIAAVAGYALGGGCELAMMCDFIIAGDNAKFGQPEINLGVIAGMGGTQRLTRFVGKSKSMDMHLTGRFMDAAEAERSGLVSRVVPAAKLVQEAMAAAQKIAAKSQVSVMAAKEAVNVAYETTLAEGVRFERRTFYALFATEDQKEGMAAFLEKREPQFRDK; encoded by the coding sequence ATGGCCTACCAGACCCTGATCGTCGAGATCGAGGACTACGTCGCTCTGATCCGGCTCAATCGCCCCGAAGCCCTGAACGCCCTGAACTCGGCCCTGCTCGCCGAGCTCGGCGATGCGCTCAAGGCCGCCGACGCCAACGAGAAGGTGCGCTGCATCGTCATCACCGGCTCCGAGAAAGCCTTCGCTGCCGGCGCCGACATCAAGGAGATGTCGGACAAGTCGTTCGTCGAGATGTATACGCAGAGCTTCTTCTCCGCCGAGACCGAGACCATCCTCGCGACCCGCAAGCCGATCATCGCGGCGGTGGCGGGCTATGCGCTCGGCGGCGGCTGCGAGCTGGCCATGATGTGCGATTTCATCATCGCCGGCGACAACGCCAAATTCGGCCAGCCCGAGATCAACCTCGGCGTGATCGCCGGCATGGGCGGCACCCAGCGCCTGACCCGCTTCGTCGGCAAGTCGAAGTCGATGGACATGCATCTGACCGGCCGCTTCATGGACGCCGCCGAAGCCGAGCGCTCGGGCCTTGTCAGCCGCGTCGTGCCGGCCGCGAAGCTCGTGCAGGAGGCGATGGCCGCCGCGCAGAAGATCGCCGCGAAATCGCAAGTCAGCGTGATGGCCGCGAAAGAGGCGGTCAACGTCGCCTATGAAACCACCCTCGCCGAAGGCGTGCGCTTCGAGCGGCGCACCTTCTATGCGCTCTTCGCGACCGAGGACCAGAAAGAGGGCATGGCCGCCTTCCTCGAGAAGCGCGAGCCGCAATTCCGCGACAAATAA
- the rpsT gene encoding 30S ribosomal protein S20, which translates to MANTPQSKKRARQNERRNDVNKARRSRIRTFVRKVEEAIASGDADAAKLALQAAQPELARGVTKGVLHKNTVSRKISRLAARVKALQA; encoded by the coding sequence ATGGCCAATACGCCCCAGTCCAAGAAGCGCGCCCGCCAGAACGAGCGTCGCAATGATGTCAACAAAGCGCGTCGTTCGCGGATCCGCACCTTCGTTCGCAAAGTCGAAGAAGCGATCGCTTCGGGCGATGCCGATGCGGCGAAACTCGCCCTGCAAGCGGCTCAGCCGGAGCTGGCGCGCGGCGTGACCAAGGGCGTGCTGCACAAGAACACCGTGTCGCGCAAGATCTCGCGTCTTGCCGCCCGCGTGAAGGCTCTGCAAGCCTGA